In Daphnia magna isolate NIES linkage group LG5, ASM2063170v1.1, whole genome shotgun sequence, a single genomic region encodes these proteins:
- the LOC116922518 gene encoding uncharacterized protein LOC116922518 → MAIRLYFVLLLIVVSSMAQTFQYSRGWTNGRKRADPSFIQQQLLQHGRPILPVEFQTSNSVEDWNRYKINNENKLNEDGDWLVHVNHCAKLATSLGSLLKNKDGKLSDEPIVNVIR, encoded by the exons ATGGCAATCCGCCTTTATTTCGTCTTGCTCCTCATCGTCGTCTCGTCCATGGCTCAGACATTCCA GTACAGCAGAGGATGGACTAACGGTAGGAAGAGGGCTGATCCATCGTTCATCCAGCAACAGCTGCTGCAACACGGACGTCCCATCCTTCCTGTAGAATTCCAGACGAGTAATTCGGTTGAAGATTGGAATCGCTACAAAATCAATAACGAAAACAAG TTGAACGAAGATGGCGACTGGCTCGTGCACGTCAACCATTGCGCTAAATTAGCCACATCCCTCGGTTCGCTGTTGAAGAATAAAGACGGCAAGTTGAGCGACGAGCCCATCGTCAACGTTATccgttaa
- the LOC116923151 gene encoding lateral signaling target protein 2 homolog encodes MNSLRKWLYKPKKHDTSLLAQFYYADEELNAVATELDSFDGRKDPERCASLVYQLRQCQDKVLTICSQLMDEVMPIERACRDFRSKFPDDVLQENLAGQLWFGAECLAAGSSILNRETESAVMRPLAKALAKSLETVREQLREQCLRNSMEFPDKLRDSLCLFDRLFAEFELSYVSAMVPVKTALEYNHQQDIIVLFSETLQRALSLGLLSQDLVDACDPALMFTIPRLAIVCGLLVLPDGPLNLQRQLSELFRPFRNLLCKIRDLLWTLTSQELQLLEKALCSTDPTPTSDSSGTYPMCKADEYITKFHQDYPTTQRVAGKLSQKNNSSNAATAPEVESTDQGRTGQSVERRTSDEGDTSSCSSTSSACGTNCDSSSVTSAASECQDDEEIALALQAAEIASRNQIRGRFKSSEDLIHRLFVCISGVADQLQTNFASDLRAILKAVFLINASPTEEEPVEEAEEGEEEVDSGNSALLDDAWYVNNSSFLTFPGQQFQQETSEEERRSSLPSNVPFRLRQSTPTPNGSPVDDDDSGLHQQDNAETDSLDQTPPSSLSQTSDGTPPLTMHRPTSAPYSDSPSTFPLNPQLSTPPAWIPDESAPHCMSCQSVFTVVRRRHHCRNCGKVFCGKCSANAVPLPRYGHVKPVRVCNRCFMFHVTHFAVTEASLS; translated from the exons ATGAATTCACTTCGAAAGTGGCTGTACAAACCAAAG AAACATGATACATCATTGCTGGCCCAGTTTTACTATGCAGATGAAGAGCTTAATGCTGTGGCCACTGAGTTGGATAGTTTCGATGGAAGGAAAGACCCAGAACGGTGCGCATCACTTGTGTACCAGCTCAGACAGTGCCAGGACAAG GTGCTGACAATATGTAGCCAGTTGATGGATGAAGTAATGCCCATTGAAAGAGCGTGCAGGGATTTTAGATCCAAATTTCCTGATGATGTTTTGCAGGAGAATTTAGCTGGCCAGTTATGGTTTGGTGCTGAA TGCCTTGCAGCCGGTTCAAGCATTCTAAATAGAGAAACGGAAAGTGCAGTCATGCGTCCTTTGGCGAAAGCCTTAGCTAAATCATTGGAGACGGTGCGAGAACAACTGCGCGAGCAGTGCCTCCGTAATTCAATGGAATTTCCTGACAAGCTACGCGACAGCCTCTGCTTGTTTGATAGGCTTTTCGCCGAATTTGAGTTGAGTTACGTCAGCGCTATGGTTCCAGTTAAAACAGCGCTCGAATATAACCATCAGCAAGACATTATCGTCCTATTCTCCGAGACGTTACAACGTGCCTTAAGTCTGGGCCTTTTGTCCCAAGATTTGGTCGATGCCTGTGATCCTGCACTTATGTTCACTATCCCGCGGCTTGCCATCGTTTGTGGCTTGCTTGTCCTTCCCGACGGGCCACTCAATCTTCAGCGGCAGCTGTCAGAACTCTTCCGACCTTTCCGTAATCTACTGTGTAAAATTCGTGACCTGCTTTGGACTTTAACTAGCCAAGAGTTGCAGCTTCTTGAAAAGGCTCTGTGCTCTACGGATCCAACCCCCACATCAGATTCTTCTGGTACTTATCCCATGTGCAAAGCGGATGAGTACATAACAAAGTTTCACCAGGATTATCCTACCACGCAGAG AGTGGCAGGAAAGCTGTCGCAAAAGAACAACAGTAGCAACGCCGCTACGGCGCCGGAGGTGGAAAGCACTGACCAAGGTCGGACTGGGCAATCGGTTGAGCGAAGAACGAGTGATGAAGGCGATACCAGCTCGTGTTCTAGTACATCGTCAGCTTGCGGTACGAATTGCGACAGCTCCTCTGTCACGTCCGCCGCCTCTGAATGTCAAGATGATGAAGAAATTGCGTTAGCCCTTCAGGCAGCCGAGATCGCATCTCGGAATCAAATTCGTGGTCGATTCAAGAGCAGCGAAGATCTTATACACAGACTCTTTGTCTGCATTTCTGGTGTGGCTGACCAACTACAGACCAACTTCGCATCAGATCTACGCGCTATTCTCAAGGCCGTCTTTCTGATTAACGCGTCTCCG ACGGAGGAGGAACCAGTGGAAGAAGCTGAAGAAGGCGAGGAGGAGGTTGATAGTGGCAACTCGGCATTGTTAGACGATGCCTGGTATGTCAACAATAGCTCATTCTTGACATTCCCTGGTCAGCAGTTTCAGCAAGAGACGTCTGAAGAGGAAAGGCGAAGCTCTTTACCGAGCAATGTGCCTTTTCGTCTCCGCCAATCAACACCGACACCAAACGGGTCACCTGTAGATGACGATGACAGTGGGCTGCATCAACAGGATAACGCAGAAACAGATTCCCTTGATCAAACACCGCCCTCCAGTCTGAGTCAGACATCGGATGGAACGCCTCCTTTAACTATGCATCGGCCCACCTCCGCACCCTACTCTGATAGCCCCAGTACATTCCCGCTTAATCCGCAGCTTTCGACACCGCCGGCCTGGATTCCTGATGAATCGGCACCGCATTGCATGTCCTGCCAATCGGTTTTCACAGTCGTGCGCCGCCGTCATCATTGCCGAAATTGTGGTAAAGTATTTTGTGGCAAGTGCAGCGCCAATGCTGTTCCATTACCTCGTTACGGACATGTTAAGCCGGTCCGCGTCTGTAATCGGTGCTTCATGTTCCACGTGACCCATTTTGCCGTGACGGAAGCATCTCTCTCCTAA
- the LOC116923152 gene encoding sodium/potassium-transporting ATPase subunit beta yields the protein MTEKKSEDYFAVAPPKRSGWENFKVFLWNGETSEFLGRSASSWAKIFLFYVVLYAFLAAFFAAMLLVFFQTLDLYQPRWQNANGLIGTNPGLGFRPMPSSANVESTLIHFKHGTAGNWKHWTSELEKFLYPYDTVASSGEYFTSCSFDKWPAEGKVCNFDIKLLGTQCTKEELFGYERGRPCIVLKLNRIFGWSPEPYDDPNDLPANMPTELKEYIKTKANENKEQLKMIWVSCDGENSADREHIGNVTYTPFRGFPAYYFPYKNVPGYLSPIVALQFQKPEAGVLINIECKVWAKNIIHDRQRRLGSVHFELLMD from the exons ATGACTGAGAAGAAAAGTGAAGACTACTTCGCGGTCGCTCCACCCAAACGCTCCGGCTGGGAAAATTTTAAGGTTTTTCTCTGGAATGGAGAGACAAGTGAATTCCTCGGTCGCAGCGCCAGCAGCTGGG CCAAAATTTTCTTGTTCTACGTCGTCCTCTACGCCTTCCTCGCCGCTTTCTTTGCAGCAATGCTCTTGGTCTTCTTCCAGACGCTAGATCTTTACCAACCCAGGTGGCAAAATGCCAACGGACTCATCGGTACTAATCCAG GACTCGGATTCCGTCCCATGCCCTCATCTGCGAACGTGGAAAGCACATTGATTCACTTTAAACATGGAACGGCCGGAAACTGGAAACACTGGACCTCCGAACTTGAGAAATTTCTTTATC CTTACGATACCGTGGCCAGCAGTGGTGAGTACTTCACGAGCTGCAGCTTTGACAAGTGGCCAGCTGAGGGAAAGGTATGCAACTTTGATATCAAATTGTTGGGCACCCAATGCACCAAGGAGGAGCTCTTTGGTTATGAACGTGGACGTCCATGCATCGTCCTCAAGCTCAACCGCATCTTTGGCTGGTCACCCGAACCATATGACGATCCCAACGATTTGCCTGCCAATATGCCTACTGAGCTGAAGGAATACATCAAGACGAAAGCAAATGAGAATAAAGAACAA ttgaaaatgatttggGTCTCGTGTGATGGCGAGAACTCTGCTGATCGCGAGCATATTGGAAACGTAACGTACACTCCATTCCGTGGATTCCCTGCCTACTATTTCCCTTACAAGAATGTTCCAGGCTACCTTAGCCCAATCGTCGCCCTTCAGTTTCAAAAACCCGAAG CTGGTGTTCTAATCAACATCGAATGCAAAGTCTGGGCCAAGAACATCATCCACGACCGCCAACGCCGTCTGGGCTCGGTGCACTTTGAGCTCTTGATGGATTAG